One Panicum virgatum strain AP13 chromosome 9K, P.virgatum_v5, whole genome shotgun sequence genomic region harbors:
- the LOC120651710 gene encoding ARF guanine-nucleotide exchange factor GNOM-like, protein MGGLRAASPSGAGAGADAGAGSGPGAPRLAMACVLASEVATVLAVMRRNVRWAGVRYGGGDGGAGDDEHLDHPLVAGLKALRRRAAAWGRGRWAGVEPLLYLRPFLDVVRSDETGAPITGAALSSLHKILTLDLVEPGAPGVADAMGAVVDAVTACRFEVTDPASEEAVLARVLQVLLACVRGRAAPALANRHVCAIVSTCFRVVQQAGTKGELLQRLSRQTMQEVIRSVFARLQDIDVTMFSDEQASGCNNQGLGAEEMENGKSDFVCLNSSGDEVGDGSGVVQDKTMMEPFGVPCMVEILQFLCSLFNIAEDIDVNPKMNPIDFDEDVPLFALGLINSAIELSASSIHRHKKLMAFVQDELFRNLMHFGLSMSPLILSTVCSIVFTLFYHLRHELKLQIEAFFSCVILRLAQSRYGASYQQQEVALESLVDFCQQKEFMAEMYANMDCDLQCSNIFEELANLLSKSAFPVNSPLSALNVLALDGLVAVIRAMAERSDSAPQHHGQTVPEISEYFPFWQLKCESGNDPDQWVKFVHQQKSIKRKLMVGVEHFNRDKKKGFEYLQGVHLLPEKLDPHNVALFFRYTPGLDKNLLGDYLGNHDEFSIRVLHEFARTFDFKEMNLDAALRLFLESFRLPGESQKIQRILEAFSERYYEQSPQMFVNRDAALVLSYSVIMLNTDQHNVRVKKKMTEEDFIRNNRRINGGNDLPREFLSDLYYSICCNEIRTIPEQGAGCSEMSFSRWVDLMWRSKRTSTYIACDSYPFLDHEMFSVMAGPAVAAISVVFDNVEHEEVLTGCIDGFLSVAKLAAFYHDDVLNDLVVALCKFTTLLSSSYIDDPVTAFGEDTKARMATEAVFTIATTYGDHVRSGWRNIVDCILRLHKIGLLPGRLTGDTSDDQESTSDSLPNKLASSSAPPQVLPISTRKSYGLMGRFSQLLYLDAEEPRSQPTEEQLAAQRNASETVKKCQIGTIFIESKFLQADSLSNLARALIQAAGRPQKITSALDDEGVAVFCLELLITVTLNNRDRIVLLWQDVYEHITHIVQSIVMPCNLVEKAVFGLLHICQRLLPYKANLVDDLLRSLQLILKLDARVADAYCENITLEVTRLVKANATHIKSQMGWRTIISLLCITARHPDASDAGFEALVFIMSEGAHLSPANFILSVEASRQFAESRLGSAERSIHALNLMADSVNCLTRWSREVREAGGDADRILEGIAEMWLRLVQALRKVCTDQREEVRNHALLSLHRCLVVDGIVVSSSTWLMAFDIIFQLLDELLEIAQTYSPKDFRNMEVSLLHAVKLLCKVFLQSLKDLSAQGSFGKLWLEVLDMIEKFMKVKVRGRRTEKLQEAIPELLKNILMVMKASGVLSKTSTSENSLWEATWLQVNKIAPSLQSEIFPDNEGDSTTGEENKLDTPAQSDQSSDQ, encoded by the exons ATGGGCGGGCTCAGAGCAGCGTCGCCGTCGGGCGCGGGTGCCGGAGCCGACGCGGGGGCGGGATCGGGCCCCGGGGCGCCACGCCTGGCGATGGCTTGCGTGCTGGCGTCCGAGGTCGCCACGGTGCTCGCCGTCATGCGCCGCAACGTCCGCTGGGCGGGCGtccgctacggcggcggcgacggcggcgcgggcgacgaCGAGCACCTCGACCACCCGCTTGTGGCGGGGCTCaaggccctccgccgccgcgccgccgcctggggccGCGGCCGCTGGGCGGGCGTCGAGCCGCTCCTCTACCTCCGCCCCTTCCTCGACGTCGTCCGCTCCGACGAGACCGGGGCGCCCATCACGGGGGCCGCGCTCTCCTCCCTGCACAAGATCCTTACCCTCGACCTCGTCGAGCCCGGCGCGCCCGGCGTCGCCGACGCCATGGGCGCCGTCGTCGACGCCGTCACGGCCTGCCGCTTCGAGGTCACCGACCCGGCGTCCGAGGAGGCCGTCCTGGCGCGAGTCCTGCAGGTGCTGCTCGCCTGCgtgcgcggccgcgcggcgccggcgctggccaaCCGCCACGTCTGCGCGATCGTCAGTACCTGCTTCCGCGTTGTGCAGCAGGCTGGAACTAAGGGGGAGCTGCTGCAACGTCTCTCCCGCCAGACAATGCAGGAGGTTATCCGTTCTGTTTTTGCCCGTCTGCAGGACATTGATGTCACCATGTTTTCTGACGAGCAG GCAAGTGGTTGCAATAACCAAGGTTTGGGTGCTGAGGAGATGGAGAATGGGAAGAGTGATTTTGTGTGTTTGAACAGCTCCGGTGATGAGGTGGGGGATGGATCTGGAGTTGTGCAAGACAAAACCATGATGGAGCCGTTTGGAGTTCCTTGTATGGTGGAGATATTGCAATTCTTGTGCTCCCTCTTCAACATAGCAGAAGACATTGATGTGAACCCAAAGATGAACCCGATTGACTTCGATGAGGATGTACCACTCTTTGCTCTGGGATTGATAAATTCAGCTATTGAGTTGTCGGCTTCATCTATACACAGACACAAAAAGCTGATGGCTTTTGTACAGGATGAATTGTTCCGCAATCTAATGCATTTTGGCTTGTCAATGAGCCCCCTGATCCTTTCAACAGTGTGCAGCATTGTTTTCACCCTCTTTTACCATTTGCGCCATGAACTTAAGCTGCAAATAGAGGCTTTCTTCTCATGTGTGATCCTAAGATTAGCACAGAGTAGATATGGTGCAAGTTATCAGCAGCAAGAAGTTGCCCTCGAGTCTCTAGTGGATTTTTGCCAGCAGAAAGAGTTTATGGCTGAGATGTATGCGAACATGGACTGTGATTTACAGTGCTCAAATATTTTTGAAGAGCTTGCTAATCTTCTGTCTAAGAGTGCATTTCCTGTGAACAGTCCTTTGTCAGCCTTAAATGTGCTTGCTTTGGATGGATTGGTTGCTGTCATTCGGGCAATGGCTGAGCGGAGTGATAGTGCACCTCAACATCATGGGCAAACAGTGCCAGAAATAAGTGAATATTTTCCTTTCTGGCAGTTAAAGTGTGAGAGCGGCAATGATCCTGATCAGTGGGTTAAATTTGTTCACCAGCAAAAAAGCATCAAGAGGAAGTTAATGGTTGGTGTTGAACATTTCAATAGGGATAAAAAGAAGGGTTTTGAGTACCTGCAAGGTGTTCATCTTTTGCCCGAAAAACTTGATCCGCACAATGTTGCTCTATTCTTCCGGTACACGCCTGGGTTGGACAAGAATCTTCTTGGGGACTACTTGGGTAATCATGATGAGTTCTCTATTAGGGTTCTTCATGAATTTGCTAGAACCTTTGACTTCAAGGAGATGAATTTGGATGCTGCCCTACGGCTATTCTTGGAATCTTTCCGGCTGCCTGGTGAGTCGCAGAAAATACAGAGAATTCTTGAGGCCTTTTCTGAGCGATACTATGAACAGTCACCCCAAATGTTTGTCAATAGAGATGCAGCTCTTGTGTTATCATATTCTGTAATCATGCTCAATACCGATCAACATAATGTGAGGGTTAAGAAGAAGATGACGGAGGAAGACTTTATTAGAAACAATCGCCGCATAAATGGAGGGAATGATCTTCCAAGGGAGTTCTTGTCGGACCTTTATTATTCTATTTGCTGTAATGAAATCAGAACCATTCCTGAGCAAGGAGCTGGTTGTTCTGAGATGTCTTTCAGTCGTTGGGTTGATCTGATGTGGAGGTCTAAGAGAACATCAACGTATATTGCCTGTGATTCCTACCCCTTTCTTGATCATGAAATGTTCTCTGTCATGGCTGGACCGGCAGTTGCTGCTATTTCTGTGGTCTTTGACAATGTTGAGCATGAGGAAGTTCTTACAGGATGCATTGATGGTTTTCTGTCGGTGGCGAAACTGGCTGCATTCTATCATGATGATGTGCTGAATGATCTTGTTGTGGCACTGTGCAAGTTCACCACTTTGTTGAGCAGTTCCTACATTGACGATCCTGTAACAGCTTTTGGGGAGGATACCAAGGCTAGAATGGCAACAGAGGCTGTTTTCACTATAGCAACTACTTATGGTGATCACGTACGCAGTGGGTGGAGGAACATAGTAGATTGCATTTTAAGATTGCATAAGATAGGCCTTCTTCCTGGTCGCCTCACTGGCGATACATCTGATGATCAGGAATCCACTTCAGATTCGTTGCCCAACAAGCTTGCTTCTTCATCTGCTCCTCCTCAAGTTTTGCCAATTAGCACTCGGAAAAGTTATGGACTGATGGGGAGGTTCAGCCAACTACTGTACTTAGATGCTGAAGAACCAAGGTCCCAGCCAACTGAGGAGCAACTAGCTGCACAGAGGAATGCTTCAGAGACTGTGAAGAAGTGCCAAATAGGTACTATCTTCATTGAGAGCAAATTCTTGCAAGCTGATTCGCTCTCAAATCTGGCAAGAGCCCTCATTCAGGCAGCAGGCCGACCTCAGAAGATCACCAGCGCACTTGATGATGAAGGTGTAGCTGTCTTCTGCTTGGAGCTTCTTATTACTGTCACATTAAACAACAGAGACAGGATTGTTCTTTTGTGGCAGGATGTTTATGAGCACATAACCCATATCGTCCAGTCCATAGTGATGCCCTGCAATCTAGTAGAGAAGGCTGTTTTTGGTCTCTTGCACATCTGTCAGAGGTTGCTTCCTTATAAGGCGAACCTGGTAGATGATTTATTAAGGTCATTGCAGCTGATTTTGAAACTTGATGCCCGTGTAGCTGATGCCTACTGTGAGAACATTACCTTGGAAGTAACACGTCTTGTCAAGGCGAATGCGACCCATATTAAATCCCAGATGGGCTGGAGAACTATTATTTCCTTGCTCTGCATCACTGCGCGCCATCCTGACGCTTCTGATGCAGGGTTTGAAGCTCTGGTTTTTATCATGTCAGAGGGAGCACATCTGTCACCTGCCAACTTCATCCTCTCAGTGGAGGCCTCGAGGCAGTTTGCAGAATCTCGGCTCGGGTCTGCTGAAAGATCTATCCATGCTTTAAACCTAATGGCAGATTCTGTGAACTGCCTTACGCGGTGGTCACGAGAGGTCAGAGAAGCCGGTGGAGACGCAGACAGGATATTGGAAGGAATTGCAGAGATGTGGCTGCGGCTAGTGCAGGCTCTACGAAAGGTGTGCACGGATCAAAGGGAAGAAGTGAGGAACCATGCGTTGTTATCGTTGCACAGATGCTTAGTAGTTGATGGAATAGTAGTGTCATCTTCAACATGGTTGATggcatttgatattattttccAGTTGCTTGATGAATTGTTGGAGATTGCTCAGACTTACTCACCAAAGGATTTCAGAAACATGGAGGTGTCTCTCTTGCATGCTGTAAAACTGTTATGCAAGGTGTTT
- the LOC120651709 gene encoding expansin-B2-like: MAAALVVVGLLLAVLAAHGARAQPANHTSSAVRQLRGSGGGWLPAKATWYGAPNGAGPDDNGGACGFKGTNQYPFMSMTSCGNQPLFRDGQGCGSCYEIKCTGKNNPACSGQPRRVMITDMNYYPVAKYHFDLSGTAFGALARPGLNDKLRHAGIIDIQFRRVPCDNRGLTINFHVEQGSNPVYLAVLVEYANKAGTVLQMDLREAGSRSWTPMRRSWGSVWRLDSNHPLRAPFSLRVRGEPRKPLVAYNVIPANWRPNTDYRSYVQFN; encoded by the exons ATGGCAGCTGCCCTCGTTGTTGTTGGGCTCCTCCTCGCCGTGCTTGCCGCGCATGGCGCCCGCGCGCAGCCGGCGAACcacacctcctccgccgtccgGCAACtccgcggctccggcggcggctggctcCCGGCCAAGGCCACCTGGTACGGCGCGCCCAACGGCGCCGGCCCCGACGACAACG GTGGCGCCTGTGGCTTCAAGGGCACCAACCAGTACCCGTTCATGTCCATGACGTCGTGCGGCAACCAGCCCCTGTTCAGGGACGGCCAGGGCTGCGGCTCGTGCTACGAG ATAAAGTGCACCGGGAAGAACAACCCCGCCTGCTCCGGACAGCCCAGGCGTGTGATGATCACGGACATGAACTACTACCCGGTGGCCAAGTACCACTTCGACCTCAGCGGCACGGCGTTCGGCGCCCTGGCGAGGCCGGGCCTCAACGACAAGCTCCGCCACGCCGGCATCATCGACATCCAGTTCCGGCGGGTGCCCTGCGACAACCGGGGGCTCACCATCAACTTCCACGTGGAGCAGGGCTCCAACCCCGTCTACCTCGCGGTGCTGGTGGAGTACGCCAACAAGGCGGGCACCGTGCTGCAGATGGACCTCCGCGAGGCCGGCTCGCGCTCCTGGACGCCGATGCGCCGCTCCTGGGGCTCCGTCTGGCGCCTCGACTCCAACCACCCGCTCAGGGCGCCCTTCTCGCTGCGCGTCCGCGGCGAGCCCCGCAAGCCGCTGGTGGCCTACAACGTCATCCCGGCCAACTGGAGGCCCAACACTGACTACCGCTCCTACGTCCAGTTCAACTGA